The nucleotide window ATAGTTAGCATATTGTTTGTGTGAAGGTGTATACTTGTAAGCGCCTTGTAGTTCAGGCGCAGCTCTGATAAGTGGGTATCGGTGCCATAAACATCCTTAAATGATTACTACAGCTGCATTTACAGCCAGCCTCACCCGAAGAAGTTTCACTAAAATAAATAGCAAAAACAGTATGGAGTATTTTCTTCCCGACCAGGAATCGTTGCAGGAAATCTTTGGCGCCTACATAGCCAGGGGGCTGAGGTTTGAGGTGCAGCCGGACGCTTACTTCGGGTATTACGCGTTGAAAGTGCTGTTTGGGGAAGGCAGCAATGCCTCGCCGGTGCTGCACCTGCCGCCGGAAAAGATGCAGACGCCGGAGGCCGCGCAACAGTGGCTGGAGCATCTTCGGGATACACAGCTGACCAGGATTACGCGGGGCATTATAGGCTAATGCCATTCTATACTAAGCTCTTTTCCAAGTACTCAATAATCTCCTTTCCCAGGTTATCATTGAGGACGGCGCCGTTTCCTAGGACACGAGCAAAGTAGGCGTGGCCTTCGATGGGCACATCAGGCGCCCAATGACTAACAGAATATCGATGACGGATTTCGGATGGGGGCTTGCCAGCACGGGGATACAGCAACACACCATGACTGGCCTTCCACAGGTGGCAGTACGCAAAGATCTGCTGCATGTCATCCGAAGAAGGCCGGTAGTTCATGGGCAGCTTCCACTTGGTGTCGAGGATGAACGTATGGCTTATTTCTGCGGGTTTAACCCCGGTAATCAGCGTAAGCACTAGGTCGGGGCGGATACTGATACCTGGCCAAAAAACCCTGGTGTTTTGTAGCTGGACGTGGCCCTGGCGCTTCGCGGCAGCCCGCTGCAGATGGCGGGCTACGTAGCGCTCGAAGAGCGTATTCATATCAAAGAGCAGGGCTACGGCCTCAGTACGACCACTTCGGAGAGTGGGGCTATGGCCGCGCAGCAACAGCAGGGCTAGCTCAAGCGCTTTGTGGTAACGCTCGGTTTTGCGGTTGAGGGGAGGTGAATCAGCCGGGACAGGTACCGGGGACAGTTCGGGCCAATGCAGCAGCAGTGCCCGGGTACGGGCCGCCAAGGCGGGGCTGTGGACCTGCTCAGTGGCCAGCTCCAGCGCCATTCGGATCAGAGAATTGAGCGGATGGGCGTAATCGTAGGTCTGGTGACGGGTGAAGAACCGCTCCCCGTGAGTGAGGTTATGGGTGATGTGCTGCTGAAAGAGCAGCCGTCCTTTGAGGGCCGAGCGGTTGCCGTCGGTGGTGTGATAGTGCTTAACCAGGCCCTGGCGCAGCAGGCTGTCGGCCTGTTCAATGAGCGCGGCCACGAACAGGTCGAGCATGGCGTGGGGCGAGTGGGCCAGCTGGGCCGCGTCGGGCACGGCGACGGAGAGGTCGTGCACGTAGGCCAGCATCTGCAGCAGCACCTGACGCCAGTGAGTATCAAACTCCGGAGAGTTGGTGCGGCGGGTATCGTCGGTTTTGGGCAGGATTTCGAGCAGCAGACCGGGCACCTGAATGACCCCAACGAACTGGTTCAGGTGGAGGCTCCCGTGCAAGCGCGTAAACCAATTGGCCTTTTGCTGAAGCTGCAGGCGCTCGAGGGCATCCAGATGGGACGGCAGCAGCTCAGGGTAGCGGGAGAACGGCAGGGTTTCGTGCTCGTAGGACGTGAGGCAGAAAGGCCCCGGCTGGCTCATGGCTTTTGGGTATATATATTCCGGAAGTTCTGGACTGTCCAGTCGGCCTGACTGATTTCGTAGAGGCTTCTCCCCTCTCCGTCGGGCTCATCGCCAAACTCCAGCAAGGGCGAATCGGCGTCGGCCGTTTTGATCACGAAATCTGGCCCCAGGATCTGGCCGATGCGGCCCCAGTTGCCATAGAAGTATTCCTGGAGCTGGGGAATGATCTTATTGCGGAAAGCCAGTCGCAGCTGTTCGAGGCTGCCCACGTTCATCAGCCAGGCGTGGCCGAGGCGGTAATCACGGCCGAGCAGGTACTCAAGGCGCTTGTTGATGACTTGCAGCAGGAGCTGCAGGTTGACGCCGGTGAAGTTCACGGTCTGCAGTACCAGAGCCGGCTCCTGTCCCTTTTGAACAGCCTTCCATAGGGGAGCCTGTTCCACTTCGGTTGCCAGGGGGCAGCCCAGTAGCTCATACAGAGGAAGCTCGGCGGCGCGGTAGCTTTTATCAGACCAGCTTACGTTCTCATAACGCCACCACAGGCGGGCAACCATCTGCGCAGGGCTGAGCAACTGTGGTAGCGGCGGCATTTCGGTAAAGGCAAAACGCCGACGAAGGGCCGTATCAAGAGCCTCGACGCTGCGGTCGGCGGTGTTCATGGTGCCCAGCAGGTGCAGATTGGGGGGAACTGTGAATGGCGCTTTTGAATAGGGCAGCTGCACAGACTGTTCATCGGACTGGCCAGCGCGCTTATCGTCTTCGAGCAGGGTAATCAGTTCCCCAAAAATACTGGCTACGTTGCCGCGGTTTACCTCGTCGATGATGAGGACGAAGCGGGCTAGTCCATCGGCAGCCGGGATGGGGGCCAGAGCGGCGGCATCGGGGTTTTGCTCGGCGGGAAAAAGTTTTTGCTCGAAGGACTTGAAATGCCGGAAAAGGGCCCACTGCAAGGAGGCATTGGGGCCGCCGATTTCCAGCATTTTCTGGTTCATGGGCACGACGTCCTCGGCCCGCTCATAGAGGCCAGCTACCTGGGCCGTCCACTTTTTGGCGATAGAGAAAGTGTACTGGGAAGGATCATGCTGCATGACGATGGTGTCGCCATTTTTGATGGCCGTAATCAGGGCCTTGGCGCCGGTCATGGTCTGGATGGGGATACTACTACCCGGCGATTTGAGCTGCTCCTGCAGGTGCTCTATGTAGGCCGCATAGACCGTGTCGAAGTCGGCGACGGGCGCGGCGGCCGTGGCAGCCTCGCCAGGGTATTGCCAGGCACGCTTGGCGGCCTGACTCAAGTGCTGGAATACGCCGGGCTCGACGCGGTAGGCGAGCTTATCCCCGGTGAGCTTGGGTTTGATGCCCTCGACAAAGTCCTCGTAGCTGAAGGACTGGTGGAAGGTGACAAACTGTACCTGCTCCCGCTCCCGATACTTGTTTAGCTCCTCTCGCACCAAGTTATGACGATGCTTGTATTCTTGCCGTATATCCTTTACGGGGCGGTTTTGCAAGATTGCAAGGGCCCACTCGGCAGTGGAGTAGGTTTTGCCGGTGCCGGGAGGTCCATAGAGAATCTGGTTGAGGGGATGCATAGAAGATAAACTGGGTTGAGAGATTTCAGTGCTGCTGAAAGAGATGGTATCTGCAGCGGTAAATGAATCGGCACGAAGCTTTTCGGCAATGATGAATGCCTGCAATAATCCCCTTAAAATGAGTGTTTTAATTTTTGACTTCTGCTTACTACTGGCGCTTGTATGAAGTTGACCTAAAGGCAGCTTGGCCAAGATGAGCCAATCACCCGGAAGGGAAGGATTCACTGATAGCGGGCCAGGGAAAGCTTGCTGGAGCGAATGACACAAATCGACAGCTAGTTGATTGGTGCGCTCCAGACTGCGGGGCTCATCGGTGAAGTGCCCCCGACCAAACCAACGGTTTTTACCTCCTTCATTAGTCCCCAGTTTGAAGCTTAGGTACACAAACTCATCGTCCTGAGGTAGCCAGTATAGCGGAAAGCCCACAATGCGCGGGGTCTTCTCCGTACCCAGGATCAGGTAAGTACCTGGATATTTCTGACTCTCCTGGGTGTTCCAAGTGGTCAGGTCAAACAACAATGGCTCGGTCTGATCGTCATGCCACCACCGAAATCGAAGAGGTGATTCGAGGCTAGTGGTTTTGTTCCGGACAGTGTAGTTTTCGTGTTGAACTACTATCGGAGCTACGTCAATATGGTCGTCGGCTAGCAGCGTTTTAAGCTGTTGCAAAGTAGTATTATCTATATGACGTAACATAGCCAATTTGAAGTAGTCGAAAGGTATTGGCTACCTGCTCTTCAGTTTATTGATAACCTTCCGAGCACGGCGCAAGTGTTTGAGAAAAGGTTCCTCCTTGTAGGACTGAAGATTATCTATCACCGTCAGAACCATCTGGGCACGAGCAGCCTTAGACCCATGCTGTTGCAGAACATTGTCAATTGCTTTCTCAGCTTTCGGCGTTAATTGGAAAGCGTAATCAAGCCGGGGATAATTCTCAAGGAGAAGCTGGTGTTCAGCGGAAAAGGGAGGCGAAAGGTCGGGCACTGAAGACGAAGTAGTTGCCACCAATTGGAAATATGAGCCGTCTTTCCGCCGCAAGCAGATAAAGCTCAGCATGCCATCGAGCCATTCGTCTATAATAGGCTGGGGCAGAAAGTTGCTCTCGAAATAGAAGAGTTCCTCATTGCATAGCTCCAGATATTGCTGCAACGCTT belongs to Hymenobacter sp. J193 and includes:
- a CDS encoding McrC family protein, whose translation is MSQPGPFCLTSYEHETLPFSRYPELLPSHLDALERLQLQQKANWFTRLHGSLHLNQFVGVIQVPGLLLEILPKTDDTRRTNSPEFDTHWRQVLLQMLAYVHDLSVAVPDAAQLAHSPHAMLDLFVAALIEQADSLLRQGLVKHYHTTDGNRSALKGRLLFQQHITHNLTHGERFFTRHQTYDYAHPLNSLIRMALELATEQVHSPALAARTRALLLHWPELSPVPVPADSPPLNRKTERYHKALELALLLLRGHSPTLRSGRTEAVALLFDMNTLFERYVARHLQRAAAKRQGHVQLQNTRVFWPGISIRPDLVLTLITGVKPAEISHTFILDTKWKLPMNYRPSSDDMQQIFAYCHLWKASHGVLLYPRAGKPPSEIRHRYSVSHWAPDVPIEGHAYFARVLGNGAVLNDNLGKEIIEYLEKSLV
- a CDS encoding McrB family protein, whose product is MHPLNQILYGPPGTGKTYSTAEWALAILQNRPVKDIRQEYKHRHNLVREELNKYREREQVQFVTFHQSFSYEDFVEGIKPKLTGDKLAYRVEPGVFQHLSQAAKRAWQYPGEAATAAAPVADFDTVYAAYIEHLQEQLKSPGSSIPIQTMTGAKALITAIKNGDTIVMQHDPSQYTFSIAKKWTAQVAGLYERAEDVVPMNQKMLEIGGPNASLQWALFRHFKSFEQKLFPAEQNPDAAALAPIPAADGLARFVLIIDEVNRGNVASIFGELITLLEDDKRAGQSDEQSVQLPYSKAPFTVPPNLHLLGTMNTADRSVEALDTALRRRFAFTEMPPLPQLLSPAQMVARLWWRYENVSWSDKSYRAAELPLYELLGCPLATEVEQAPLWKAVQKGQEPALVLQTVNFTGVNLQLLLQVINKRLEYLLGRDYRLGHAWLMNVGSLEQLRLAFRNKIIPQLQEYFYGNWGRIGQILGPDFVIKTADADSPLLEFGDEPDGEGRSLYEISQADWTVQNFRNIYTQKP